A window of Pedococcus badiiscoriae genomic DNA:
ACCACGACGGCGCATCAGGCCTGTCAGCCACACCACGGTCCCCGTCATCGGTTGACCCCGGCCCGGTCCGGCACGCTGAGGCGGCCCTCGTGCATGGTCCAGTGGTCCGGCAGCCGTGCGCTGACGGTGGCGTCGTGGGTCGTCACGACGAGGGCGGCGCCGATGTGGTCGGCCGCGGCCAGCAGGGCATTGACCACGAGCTGCCCGGAAGCGTGGTCGAGCTGTCCGGTGGGTTCGTCAGCGAGGATCAACGGTGGGCGCATGGCCAGGACCCGGGCGACGGCCACGCGTTGGGCCTGACCACCGGAGAGCTCCTCGGGCAGCTTGTCGGCCAGGTGTGCGGCGTCGACCTGCGCCAGGCTCTCGGAGGTGCGCTCGCTGGTCGGGGCGGCGGCGACTCCCGCCAGCTGAAGGGGAAGGGCCACGTTCTCCTCGACGCTGAGGGTCGGGATGAGGCTCGGGGTCTGGAAGACCAGACCGATCGCCGCGCTTCGGGTGGCCGCATCGTGCGCCCCGGTGAGGGCGGGCCACTCGATGGTCCCGCTGGTCGGGCGCTCCAGGCCGGCGAGGAGGTGGAGCAAGGTCGACTTGCCCGACCCCGAGGGGCCGATGATGGCGATCCGGTCTCCGCGGTGGACGGCGCAGGTGGCCCCGTGGACGGCCACGACCGCGGTGGGTCCCGTGCCGAAGGTCAACGCGGCGTCGCGGCACAGGACATCGGGGGAGAGGGCGTTCATCATGCCTGGACCTTCCCGTCGGCAAGGGTGATGACTCGGTCGGCTGCCGCCATGACTTCGGCGCTGTGTGTCACCACGAGGAGGGCAGTGCCGGCGGCCACGCGCTGCCGCAGCAGGTCCAGGACCTGTTGCTCGGTCTCGCCGTCGAGCTCCCCGGTGGGTTCGTCGGCGAGGATGACCTGCGCGTCGTTGGCCAGCGCGACGGCCAGCCCCGCACGTGCGAGCTCGCCACCGGACAGCTGGCGCGGCAGGGACTGGGCACGGTCGGCGAGCCCGACGCTCTCGAGCAGGTCCAGGGCGGCCGGACGGGGGTGACTACGGCGCAGAGCGGACTGGACCAGGGAGATGTTGGCCGTCAGGTTCAGGTGAGGGAGCAGGTTGCGTGACTGCAGCAGGATGCCGATGTGCTTCGCGCGCAGTCCCGCTCTGACCGGTTCGGGTTGGTGGCTGAGCCGGTGGCCTGCGATGGTCACAGTGCCACCAGCGGGCTCGTCGAGGCCGGCCAGGCAGGACAGCAGGGTCGACTTCCCGGAGCCGGACGGGCCGACGACTGCCAGCATCTCCCCGGGCTGCAGTGTCAGGGACACGCCTTGCAGAGCAAGGGTCTCGTCGTCACCCGCTCGGTAGAAGCGATAGAGCCGGTCCGCCACGAGGGCGGGCTGCCCTTCCGGGGCCAGGCCCTGGGGTCGCGCCGTGACAGTGGTCGCCGACGCCATCAGTGCCAGGCCAGCGAGTCGCTGACGATCCGCCACGGGTCGACGTTGTCGGCGTTGGTGGGTCCGGCGAGGGTGAGGTCCACCCTGGTTTGGCCGTGCTGGAAGGTGTACCGCTCGAACGCGTCGCGGACGACCTTGCCGGTCACCGGGTTGGGGGCCGAGTCGCCCTGGTAGGTCGCGAGGATCGCAGTGCCCGCGCGGCGGGTGACGGTGGTGACCTTGCCTGGTGCGTAGTTCGGCACCGTCGCCTGCAGCATGGGAAGGTCGTGGCTGCGCACGCTGGCGACCGTGGGTGCGGTCGAGCTCTTCGTGACGCTGATCCGGATGCTGTTGAGCTTGTCGCTGAACACCGTGGCGCCTGCTGTGGTGGTGCGGCCCCACCCCTCGGGGACCTTGACGGTGACCGTGCTGCCGGCCGGGGCGAACGGCACGTACGCCTGGTTGTCGGGGATGTCCCCTGGAGGGTTGGACTCGGTGGGGTGACTCGTGGCGGAGGCCGAACCCCCGCTGGCAGAGCTGGTCCCCGACGACGCGGAGGTGGAGGTCACGGCCCCGGTCGGCGGGCTCGTCGGAGCGTTGGTCCCGCCGCTCGAGCCGCAAGCGCTCACGAGCGCCACGGCAAGCGAGCCGCCCAGGATCGTCATGGTGCGGCTGGCCAGCACGCGGGCAGTGGGGCGATGGTGCTTCATGGGCGCTCCTTGGTCGCGGGGTCTGCAGGTGCTGAGGCAGGTACTGAGGCGATTCCTCGACCCTAGGAGCGGGGTGGCAAGTCCGCGGTTAGTGCTGGGTTAGACGACGGCAAAACTCCTGCTGGATGCCGGCGACTCCTGTGGCACCGCTCCGCCTCCCACCATGATGGTGGGATGCGGACAGGGGTGCGCCGGGTGGCGGTCGTGGCGGTGGCGGTGGCGCTGCTGCTCTTCGGGCTGCCGCTGGGGGTGGTCACCCGCGCGCTGTTGCAGGAGCGCGAGCTCGCCGAGCTCGAGGTGCTGGCGCGAACCGCCACCCTCGCGGTGGGCGCGACGACGTCGCCCGGTGACCCGGTCGAGCTGCCACCTGCGCAGCCCCCGACGCAGGTAGGGGTCTACGACGCCGCCGGAATCCGGCGCAACGGTGCCGGGCCCGACCACGGTGGCGTCCTGGTGGCGCGGGCCCGCCATGGCGCCACGGCGACTGGTTGGGACCAGGGGCAGCTGGCTGCAGTGGTCCCGGTCGTGAGCAACGAGCACGTGGTGGCGGTCGTTCGCGCCGGGGAACCCGCGGGTGAGCTGTGGAAGCAGGTCGCGCTTGCCTGGGGGCTTCTGGCCGGGGCCGCACTGATCGCGTTGCTGGCCGCGCTGGCCGTGGCTCGGCGCCAGTCGCGGGCGCTGGTCGAGCCCTTGGAGAAGTTGGCCGTCGTGGCATCCAGGGTCTCCGAGGGAGACCTCACGGCGCGGGCCTCGCCCAGCGACGTCACCGAGGTCGACCTGGTCGGTCGTGCCCACAACGCCATGGTGAGCGCGCTGGTCCAGGCCCTCGAGAGTGAGAGGCGGTTCTCTGCCGAGGCGTCCCATCAGCTCAGGACGCCACTGGCGAGGCTGCGACTCGAGATCGAGGAAGCCCTGGACGACCCGCGCCCGGGCGAGCGGCTGGAGCGCGCCCTGGGCGAGCTCAGCCGCCTGCAGGACGTCGTCGCGGATGTCCTGCTCGTGGCCCGTCGGTCACCCTTGCTGGCCGGCACGAGCCTTCCGCTCGTCCCCTTGGGGGAGGTGGTCCGGCGGGTGGGGCGTCAGTGGCACGGCCCGCTGTCAGCCTCAGGCAGACCGCTGACCGTGCACGAGCAGGACGGGGCCGCCACAGCGCCCGTCGCCGCGAGGATCGTCGAGCAGGTGCTGGAGATCCTCCTCGACAACGCCTCGCGACACGGCCGAGGGCGGGTGCAGGTCGTCGTCCGGGAGGCTGTCGGCGTTCCGGCCGTCGACGTCTCGGACGAGGGTCACCTGACCGTGCCCGACCCCTTCGGACCGCACGCGAGCGATGACTCCCGCGGTGGGAGCGGGCTGGGCCTGCCCCTGGCGAGGACGATGGCCGAGGCCGTCGGTGCCCGTCTCACCCTCAGCGAGCGGACGCCGACGACCTTCACCCTGTTCCTCCCCGAGCCCGTCCGGACCCGATGGTCCGGGGAGGGTGCGGAGCAGCGCGGCTGACGGCGCGTCAGACGCTGCCAGCCACCTGGTTGAAGAGTGCCGAGAGGTTTCCGCCCAGCAGGGCGACGGCAGCGATGATGACGATGGCGATGAGAGCGACCATCAGCCCGTACTCGACGGCCGTGGCGCCTCGCTCGGAGATCGTCCGCTGGAGCCTCGCAATGAACCTGGTCATGTTTCTCTCCATCTCAGCCTGTGGAGCGTGTGCCCCTGCACCCGCCAGAGTGACAGAGCCGTCAGGTCCGCCCCCTCGACCGTTCCGGCGGAATCGTCCGGCGAACGGGCGACCCGACGCCTTCGCTTGGCCCGGGGGAATCACGATTGAGTCTGGATGCCTCCAGGAGCACCTGCCGCCACGCGAGGTCGGCGTGGTATTCGGGGGCGGAGCCGCCGGGGGAGCCGGGATCAGACCCAGCTGGGGAACCACATCCGCAGCGACCACTGGCCCTGCGGGATCACCTGCGCGGTGTAGATCGGCCAGAAGAACGCGAAGATCGCCAGCGTCAGCACGCAGTAGGCGCCCACGGCATACAGGCCGATCTCGCGGCGCCGCCACGAGTCGGTGGGTTTCCCCAGGGCCAGGCCCAGCACGAACACGACCGCGAAGATGATCCACGGCTCGAACGCCACCGTGTAGAAGGAGTAGATGGTGCGCTCTTCGAGCCCGAACCAGGGCAGGTAGCCACCGGCCAGACCCGCGAGGATGGCGCCCGCCCGCCAGTCGCGCTTGAACAGCCAGTGGAACAGGAGCACGAAGATGGCGGCCGCGCCCAGCCACCAGACGGAGACGGTGCCGATCGAGGTGATGGCCTTGGAGCACTGGGCGACCGTGCAGCCGTCGACCCCGCGCTTCGGCCCCTCGTAGAAGAACGAGGTCGGACGCCCCTGGATGACCCACGACCACGGGTTCGTCTTGTACGGGTGGTTGTCGCGCAGGTTGACGTGGAACGTGTAGATCTCCTGGTGGTAGTGCCACAGCGACCGCAGCGCAGCCGGGACCCAGGGGGTGTCGCGGGAGGGGTGGATCGTGCCCCACTGCCGGTCGTAGCCGTTGCTGGACGCGAACCAGCCCACCCAGGATGCGACGTAGGTGACAACAGCCGTGCCGCACATCACGAGTGCCGCCCACAGCCCGTCACGGACGACTGCCCCCGAGAACCAGTGCCGCACCCCGACGGCGCGACGCGCCCCCATGTCCCACAGGACCGTCATGAGCCCGAACGCCACGAGGAAGAAGAGCCCTGACCACTTCGTCCCCGCGCACAGGCCCAGGCAGATACCGGCGACCCAGCGCCACGGTCGCGCCCCGAGCCACGGGCCGAAACCGGACGCGAGCGCACGGTTGGAGAGCCCGGCCGCCCGCTCGGCGAGGAGGGCCCGTGACCGGTCGCGGTCGATCAGCAGGGCGCAGAACGCCGCGAGCGCCCAGAACATCACG
This region includes:
- a CDS encoding ABC transporter ATP-binding protein, whose translation is MMNALSPDVLCRDAALTFGTGPTAVVAVHGATCAVHRGDRIAIIGPSGSGKSTLLHLLAGLERPTSGTIEWPALTGAHDAATRSAAIGLVFQTPSLIPTLSVEENVALPLQLAGVAAAPTSERTSESLAQVDAAHLADKLPEELSGGQAQRVAVARVLAMRPPLILADEPTGQLDHASGQLVVNALLAAADHIGAALVVTTHDATVSARLPDHWTMHEGRLSVPDRAGVNR
- a CDS encoding ABC transporter ATP-binding protein, with protein sequence MASATTVTARPQGLAPEGQPALVADRLYRFYRAGDDETLALQGVSLTLQPGEMLAVVGPSGSGKSTLLSCLAGLDEPAGGTVTIAGHRLSHQPEPVRAGLRAKHIGILLQSRNLLPHLNLTANISLVQSALRRSHPRPAALDLLESVGLADRAQSLPRQLSGGELARAGLAVALANDAQVILADEPTGELDGETEQQVLDLLRQRVAAGTALLVVTHSAEVMAAADRVITLADGKVQA
- a CDS encoding HAMP domain-containing sensor histidine kinase produces the protein MRTGVRRVAVVAVAVALLLFGLPLGVVTRALLQERELAELEVLARTATLAVGATTSPGDPVELPPAQPPTQVGVYDAAGIRRNGAGPDHGGVLVARARHGATATGWDQGQLAAVVPVVSNEHVVAVVRAGEPAGELWKQVALAWGLLAGAALIALLAALAVARRQSRALVEPLEKLAVVASRVSEGDLTARASPSDVTEVDLVGRAHNAMVSALVQALESERRFSAEASHQLRTPLARLRLEIEEALDDPRPGERLERALGELSRLQDVVADVLLVARRSPLLAGTSLPLVPLGEVVRRVGRQWHGPLSASGRPLTVHEQDGAATAPVAARIVEQVLEILLDNASRHGRGRVQVVVREAVGVPAVDVSDEGHLTVPDPFGPHASDDSRGGSGLGLPLARTMAEAVGARLTLSERTPTTFTLFLPEPVRTRWSGEGAEQRG
- a CDS encoding Flp family type IVb pilin, with the translated sequence MTRFIARLQRTISERGATAVEYGLMVALIAIVIIAAVALLGGNLSALFNQVAGSV
- a CDS encoding dolichyl-phosphate-mannose--protein mannosyltransferase, translating into MTRIELLRSRLLGFRPTDTLWGWLGPVFFAVVGGVMRFWSLGRPHQLVFDETYYVKQGVSMLDYGVEMRVPGTIKKPDELFTHGTPDVFGTEGDLVVHPPVGKWIIAAGEHLFGQTSSFGWRFSVCVLGTLSILMIGRAARRMFGSSLLGTIAAFLVAFEGHHFVQSRTGLLDLIVMFWALAAFCALLIDRDRSRALLAERAAGLSNRALASGFGPWLGARPWRWVAGICLGLCAGTKWSGLFFLVAFGLMTVLWDMGARRAVGVRHWFSGAVVRDGLWAALVMCGTAVVTYVASWVGWFASSNGYDRQWGTIHPSRDTPWVPAALRSLWHYHQEIYTFHVNLRDNHPYKTNPWSWVIQGRPTSFFYEGPKRGVDGCTVAQCSKAITSIGTVSVWWLGAAAIFVLLFHWLFKRDWRAGAILAGLAGGYLPWFGLEERTIYSFYTVAFEPWIIFAVVFVLGLALGKPTDSWRRREIGLYAVGAYCVLTLAIFAFFWPIYTAQVIPQGQWSLRMWFPSWV